One region of Oncorhynchus nerka isolate Pitt River linkage group LG22, Oner_Uvic_2.0, whole genome shotgun sequence genomic DNA includes:
- the sh3glb1a gene encoding endophilin-B1a: MDFNVKRLAADAGTLFSRAVQFTEEKLGQAEKTELDAHLENLLCRAECTKQNTERIMKQTEVLLQPNPNVRIEEFLYEKLEKKVPTRMNNHEVLGQSMIESGSEFGPGTAYGNALIKCGETEKQIGGAEREFIQSSAINFLTPFRNFLEGDFKTILKERKLLQVKRLDLDAAKTRLKKARVPDARAVAEQDLRMTQSEFDRQAEITRLLLEGVSSTHAHHLRCLTDFVEAQTTYYAQSYQYMVDLQKQLGSFPSTFSSNNNQSSSSSGGASISVPTIPLSASMLSPSPGLGLSGFHELRNSSGSRKARVLYDYDAAGSSELSLLADEVIMVSSVPGMDSDWLMGERGTQKGKVPITYLELLN; this comes from the exons TTTACAGAGGAAAAACTTGGGCAAGCTGAGAAGACTGAGTTGGATGCTCACCTGGAGAACCTTCTGTGCAGAGCAGAATGCACCAAGCAAAACACGGAAAGAATCATGAAGCAGACAGAGGTTCTACTACAACCAAACCCAA ATGTCAGAATAGAGGAATTTCTGTACGAGAAACTGGAGAAGAAAGTCCCCACGCGGATGAACAACCACGAGGTGCTTGGCCAGTCCATGATCGAGTCGGGGAGTGAGTTTGGCCCTGGAACGGCCTATG GAAACGCACTTATTAAATGTGGCGAGACGGAGAAGCAGATtggaggagcggagagagagtTCATCCAGAGCTCAGCCATCAACTTCCTCACGCCATTCAGGAACTTTCTAGAAGGAGATTTCAAAACCATCCTG AAAGAACGGAAGCTTTTGCAGGTGAAGCGTTTGGATCTGGACGCGGCAAAAACCAGGCTAAAGAAAGCCAGAGTTCCTGACGCTAGAGCAGTG GCAGAGCAGGACCTGAGGATGACCCAGAGTGAGTTTGATCGACAGGCTGAGATCACCAGGCTGCTCCTGGAGGGGGTCAGCAGCACCCAT GCACACCACCTCCGCTGTCTGACTGACTTTGTGGAGGCCCAGACTACATACTATGCCCAGTCTTACCAGTACATGGTTGACCTCCAGAAGCAACTGGGGAG CTTCCCGTCTACGTTCTCCTCCAACAACAACCAGTCGTCTAGTAGTTCCGGTGGGGCCAGTATCTCAGTACCCACCATCCCCTTGTCTGCCTCCATGCTCAGCCCCTCTCCCGGCCTGGGCTTGTCAGGCTTCCATGAGCTCCGGAACTCCAGCGGCAGCCGTAAAGCCCGCGTTCTCTATGACTACGATGCTGCTGGCAGCAGTGAACTCTCCCTGCTCGCTGATGAG GTCATCATGGTGAGCAGTGTCCCAGGCATGGACTCTGATTGGCTGATGGGTGAGCGGGGTACCCAGAAGGGTAAAGTGCCCATCACCTATCTGGAGCTGTTGAACTGA